Proteins co-encoded in one Sebastes fasciatus isolate fSebFas1 chromosome 11, fSebFas1.pri, whole genome shotgun sequence genomic window:
- the atp1b3a gene encoding sodium/potassium-transporting ATPase subunit beta-3a: MASTEDKATNKENATTWKDSFYNPRTGEVLGRTGTSWALILLFYLVFYCFLAGMFALTMWVLLFTLDDYVPKYQDRVPSPGLVIRPHALDMSFNKSDPLKYAQYVQHLESFLQKYNDTEQEKNEECIRGQYYEQDDTESREKKACRFKRGSLALCSGLSDTNFGYSEGKPCILLKMNRIIGLKPQGDPYINCTVKKDNPIQMQYYPSEGRFDKMYFPYYGKKAHETYVQPLVAVKLLLTKEDYNKELAVECRVDGTDLRSNDERDKFLGRVTFRIKVVE; the protein is encoded by the exons ATGGCGAGCACCGAGGATAAAGCGACCAACAAGGAGAACGCGACCACTTGGAAGGACTCCTTCTACAACCCGAGGACCGGGGAGGTGCTGGGACGCACGGGCACCAGCTGGG CCCTCATCCTGCTGTTCTACCTGGTTTTCTACTGTTTCTTGGCCGGCATGTTCGCCCTCACCATGTGGGTGCTGCTGTTCACTCTGGATGACTATGTGCCCAAGTACCAGGACCGCGTTCCCTCTCCAG GTTTGGTGATTCGTCCACATGCATTGGATATGTCATTCAACAAATCTGACCCGCTAAAGTACGCGCAATATGTCCAACACCTGGAGTCCTTCCTGCAAA aaTATAATGATACAGAGCAGGAGAAAAACGAGGAATGCATTCGAGGACAGTACTACGAGCAGGACGACACCGAATCAAGGGAAAAGAAAGCTTGCCGCTTCAAGAGGGGCTCTCTGGCTCTCTGCTCTGGTCTCTCCGACACCAACTTTGGATATTCTGAGGGGAAACCCTGCATACTCCTGAAAATGAACAGG ATCATTGGCCTGAAGCCTCAGGGGGATCCCTACATCAACTGCACAGTAAAA AAAGACAACCCAATTCAAATGCAGTATTACCCCAGTGAGGGGCGCTTTGATAAGATGTATTTCCCCTACTACGGCAAGAAAGCCCAT GAGACTTACGTGCAGCCCCTGGTGGCCGTGAAGCTGCTGCTCACCAAGGAGGACTACAACAAGGAGCTGGCGGTAGAGTGCCGGGTAGATGGCACCGACCTCCGCAGCAACGACGAGAGGGACAAGTTCCTGGGTCGCGTCACCTTCAGGATCAAGGTGGTCGAGTAA